In Phenylobacterium hankyongense, the sequence GCTCTGGCGGTTCGGGCGCACCGACAAGGTGCTGATCGGCTGGCTGATCGGCTGGCTGGTGCTCAGCCGCCTGGTCGACACGGTCTACCGCCGCAGGCGTCGCCGCCTGGCGGCGCAAACGAACCCCGGAGCGCAAACGAAAACGGGGGAAGCCGATGGCTCCCCCCGAAATTCGCAGGACTGAAATCCGTCGGCCGGCGGCTCAGGCCGTGGCGGCGACGCCGGCTTCGTTCAGCCACTCCAGGATCTTCTGCTTGGGCATGGCGCCGACCTTCATCGAGGCCATCTGCCCGCCCTTGAACAGCATCATGGTGGGGATGCCGCGCACGCCGTAGCGGGACGGCGTGGTCGGGCTCTCTTCGATATTCAGCTTGGCCACCGTCACCTGGGCGCCCAGCTCTTCGGAGATCTGCTCCAGCGCGGGGGCGATCTGCTTGCAGGGACCGCACCACTCGGCCCAGAAGTCGACCAGCACGGGACCTTCGGCCTGCAGGACGTCCTTCTCGAAGGATTCGTCGGTGACCTTCACGGTGCTCATGGAAAGCTCCTTACGCGCGCGGCCATGGGAACGGGCCGCGTGCTTCTTCGACTCGCCGATGTAGGCGGCCCACGCCCTGGTATCAACCGGCACGGCCGAGGTCAGCAAGGGTTTGGTCGATCAGCTTTTCTGGGATCGGCATCAGCTTCGGCCCGTCGGTCCAGACCAGCGCCGCCGCGATGCGCCGGCCGGGGAACACCTCGCCGAGCACCGCGGCGTAGACCGCCATCTGCCGCAGGTAGGCGGGATCGGCGTCCTCGATCCGGTCCGGCGAAGGGCGGTTGGTCTTGAAGTCCGCCACCAGCACCCGGTCGGGCAGCACCACCAGCCGGTCGATGCGGCCGGAGATCTTCAGGCCGGCCGGCAGGGCCGCGGCGGAGCCGGCGATCCCCACCTCGGCGCGGGAGCCGGGGCCGAACACCTCGGCGAAGCGGGCGTCCTCCAGCACCGCCAGGGCGGCGTCGGTCATCTCCGCCCGCTGGGCGTCGGTGAGGTCGCGCTCGCGGGCCAGCAGGGCGCGGGCGCCCTGGCGGCGTTCGGCCGCCGCCAGGTCCGGCAGGATCTGCAGCAGCCGGTGGATCAGGTCGCCGCGGCGGAAGCGGCCGAGCCCGCCCACCGCGGTCAACGGCGACGGCGCCGGGACGGCCGCGCCTTCGCCGAGGTCCGAGGGCGAGGCGTAGCGGGCGAAGACCTCGACCCGCGGCGCGTCGGCGGTCCAGCCGGGCAGGGCGCTCGGGACGCGGACCTGCGCGCGGACGCCGCCGCGGCGCTCGGGATCGGGCCCGAACCGCTCGGCCGTGACCTTGCCGCAGGCGGCCGGGCGCAGGTGCGGCTTGACGCCCTCGTGCGCGAAGCCGGCCTTCACCGCCGCCCACCAGCCCTTGAGCGACTCCTCCTTGCGGTTGGCGGCGATGCGCCCGCAGATCACCAGCCGCTCGCGGGCGCGGGTCAGGGCCACGTAGAGGAGGCGCAGGGACTCCTCGGTCTCCTTGCGGGCGCGCAGCTCGCGCGCCAGGCGGGAGGCCTCGCAGTCGCCCTTCTGGGCGGCGCACCACAGGAAGCCGCCGTCCTCGGTCTCCAGCAGCGGCGAGCCCCGCGCGCCGGTCTGGCTGGCGGTCTCCGGCAGGAAGACGATCGGCGCCTCCAGGCCCTTGGCCCCGTGGGCGGTCATCACCCGCACCTCGTCGCGGGCCGCCTCCAGCTCGCGCTTCACGGTGATGTCGAGGCCGGCGAAGTCGGCGGCCAGCCGCTCCAGGTCGTGGACGCCCCGGGCTTCGGCGGCCAGCACCTGGGCCAGGAACTCGTCCAGCGCATCCTCCGCCTCGCCGCCCAGCCGGCGCAGCAGCCGCGCCCGCATGGAGCGGCCCCGGCCGTCGCGCGCGCCCAGCACCCGGCTGTAGAGCTCGAAGGGCCGGCGCACCTGCGCCTCGTCGCGCAGGAAGCCCAGGAAATCGGCGGCGGCGCGCCACTCCGGCGCCGCGTCGGCGCGGTCGCGCAGCACCTGCCACAGCGGCGTCTTCCCGCGCCCCTTGGCCAGCCGGTAGAGGCTCTCGTCCTCGACGTCGCAGAACGGGCTGCGCAGCAGGCTGGCCAGCGTCAGGTCGTCGTTGGGGAACAGGGCGAAGCGGGCCAGCGCCAGGAGGTCGTCGAAGATGATGTGCTGCGACAGCGCCAGCCGGTCGGCGCCGGCCACCGGGACCTTGGCGTGCTTCAGCGCCCGTAGGATCTCCTCGAACAGGCCGCCGCGCTTGCGCACCAGGATCAGCACGTCGCCGAACGTCGCCGGCCGCCACACCCGGTCTTCCTTGTCGAACACCGCGTCGCCGCGCTCGACCAGCTCCTTGATCTCGCAGGCAATGTTCTCGGCCAGCCGCTTGGTGGCCGACGCCTCGGCCTCGGCGTCCAGCGGCGCGTCCCAGGCGTCGCGCTCCTCGCCCCTGATCTCGCGCTCCAGCGGCCAGATGTCGACGCAGCCCTGGTGGCCGGCCCGCATCGGCTCGTGGCGCAGGGCATGAACGCCGGGCGGCACGCCCTCGGTGAACACCGCGTCGACGAAGGCCAGCACCTGTTCGGTCGAGCGCCAGGAGGCGGACAGCGGCACGCTTTCCCCGCGCCGGCCCACGGCGGTGATCTCCGCCACGTAGCGGCTGGTCTCGGCGATCAGCCGGGCGGGGTCGGCGCCCTGGAACGAGTAGATCGACTGCTTCTCGTCGCCGACCACGAACAGGCTGCGCTCGATGTCGCCGTCGGCCCGCGGCAGGCCCTCGCCGGAGAAGAAATCACCGGTCAGGGCGCGGACGATCTCCCACTGGTCGGGGGCGGTGTCCTGCGCCTCGTCCACCAGGATGTGGTCGATGCCGCCGTCCAGCTTGTAGAGCACCCAGGCCGCGGCCGGCCGGCCGGCCAGCAGGGCCTTGGTCTTCTCGATCAGGTCGGCGAAGTCGAGCGCGCCGGCCGAGGCCTTCTCCAGGCGGTAGGCGGTCAGGTATGCGTCGGCCAGCGTCAGCGCATAGGCGGTGTCCCAGGCGACCTTGGCGGCGTGCAGCTCGTCGCGGGCGGCCGCCAGCCGGTCCTGCTCGGCCAGCAGCCGTTCGCGCAGATCCTCGCGCGCCTTCAGCCCGGCGGTCTTGGCGACCCAGGTGGCGGGGGTGCCCTCGCCCCGCTCGGTGAACAGGGCGGCCAGGGCGTCGGCGAAGGTGAGGTCGGCGTGCCCCGCCACCGCCGCCAGTTGCCGGGCGCACTTCTGGTCGGCGACGCCGCCGGCCATCAGCACCTCGGCGGCCTCGCGCCACATGCGCCGGTCGAGCGCCCGGACGGCGGCGGCCTCCAGGGCGTCGGGGTCCATCCACTGGCGGAAGCCGCAGGTCCGCCACACCCAGTCGATGGCCCCGTCGAGGCCGCCTTCCCGCGCCAGGAACGCGCCGAGCGGGGCGCGGCGGGCTTCGAAGCCCAGGAACATCTGCTGGAAGGAGGCGAAGTCCAGCGCCACCGAGAAGCGGGCGTAGGCCTCGGCGATCCGCCCTTCGCCCTTCAGCGCCACCCGCGCCACCCCCTTGCGGGCGGCGTCGGCGATGGCGGCGGAGGCGGCGTCGTCCATCACCCGGAAGCCTGGCGACACGCCCGCCTCCAGCGGGAAGCGGCGCAGCAGCTTCTCGCAGAAGGCGTGGATGGTCTGGATCTTCAGCCCGCCGGGGGTCTCCAGGGCGCGGGCGAAGAGGGCGCGGGCGGTTGAGAGGTCGCGGGGCTCGTAGCCGCCGGCCTCGCGGCCCTCCAGCCTGGCGAGCTCGTCGCGCAGTTCGACGTCGCCCATCACCGACCAGCCGCCCAGCCGGCCGAACAGCCGGCGCTGCATCTCCGCGGCCGCCGCCTTGGTGTAGGTGACGCAGAGGATGGCCTCGGATTCGGCGCCGGCCAGCAGCAGGCGCGCCACCCGGTCGATCAGGGTCTTGGTCTTGCCGGAGCCGGCGTTGGCGGTGACGAAGGCGGAGATCGCCGGGTCGGCGGCGGTGCGCTGCGGGTCGTGGAGCAGGGTGGCGTTCATCCGTCCTCCTCCTCGCCGCTGGTCGACCATTCGAACACCCGGGCCAGATGGTCGTAGTCGCCGTGCCGGTCGCGGACGAACTGCGGCGCGGTGCGCGAGACGTAGGGCCGGTCCGGCTCGTAGAAGCGGGCCACCAGGGCCCTCAGGCCCTCCAAAGCGCGTTCGGCGGCGTCATGGCTCTCCTCGCCGGCGCTGGCGCGGACCTCCTCCTTGCCGGCCGGCTTGCGGCCGGTGACCTCGAGATAGGTGAGCTCGCCGGGCTGCAGCCGGCCGATGTCGGCGAACCCGCCGTGCGCCAGGATGGCGGCGGTCAGCGTCAGCTGCGGCGAGAAGCCGGCGTCCACCACCTTCTGCGACGGCGCCTTGCCGGTCTTGTAGTCGAGGATGTGGCCGAAGCCGTCGGGGGTCGCCTCTATGCGGTCGGCCTTGGCGGTGACGGTGAAGGTGCGGCCGGCGATCTCCAGCGGCAGGCGGCCGGTCAGCTCCACGTGGACGGCGCGGCCGTCGGCGCGGCGGCGGGCCTCCAGCTCGGCCACCCAGGCGGCGGCTTCACGCGCCAGCGCCGCCTCGCGCGCCAGGCTCTCGCGCGGCATGCCGGCGGTCTCCAGCTCCTGCAGGTAGAAGCGCTCGAAGATCGCCGCGGCATCGGCCGGCAGCTCGCGGGGATGGTCGAGGGCGAAACGTTCGAAGGCGGCGTGGATGGCGGTGCCGCGGGCGCGGGCCTCCACCGGCTCGTCCGGCCGGTCCAGGGGGCGGAACCGCAGGATGTCGCGGGCCCAGACGCCGTAGGGGTCGCGGGTCAGGGCCTCGACGCGGGTGACCGCCAGTTCGACGGGGCGGTCCTCGACCGGCGGGGCCGGGGCGGGGCGCCTGGCCGGGGCGTACTCCGACGGCGCGTCCAGCCGCCGGGCCCAGTCCAGCGCCTCCGGCCGGCCGGGGATCTCGACGCCGGCGCCGCGGGCCAGGGTCTCCAGCCGCCACAGCCAGCGGGATTTCACCGACGGCCCGCCCTCGCGCCGTTCGGCATGCAGCAGGATCACCTCGGGCGCGCAGGCGGCCTGGGCGAAGTCGTGGGCGGCCAGGCCTACCCGGCGCTCCGGCGGCGGCAGGCCCAGCCGGCTGCGCATCGGCCGCGACAGGAAGGGGTCGAGCGGCGCGCCCCGGGGCCAGACGCCCTCCTCCAGGCCCGCCACCACCAGCCGGTCGGCGCGCACCAGCCGCGCCTCGATGGCGCCCAGGATCCGCAGGCGGGGATGCGTCGCGCCGCCGGCGCGCACGCTCTCGCCCTCCATAAGCCGGCCGAGCAGGTCGGCGAAGCCGCGTGGCGTCGCGGGCGGCAGGTCGGCGCCGTCCTGGATCAGCGCGGCCAACAGACGGCTCATGGACTCGCCGCCGGGGCCGCTCCAGAGCTCGCCCAGGCGGCCGTCGGCGTCAGCGGCCAGCGCCTCCATGGCCGCGGCGGCGGTCCGCGCCGCCTCCGCAGGGGAAATCGCGTCGGCGCGATCGAGCCCGTCCAGCACCGTGCGCAATCGGTCGGCCAGGGACAGCGCGTCGGCGTGCTCCGCCAGCTTCGCCCGCAGCTTGTCCCAGCTCCCCGGCCGGGGGCCGCGCAGGCCGTGGCGCTCCAGGTCGTCGCGGGCGCGGGCCAGGTCGAGGGGGTCCAGGCCCAGGCGCGCGTAGGGGTGCTTCAGCAGCCCGAGCAGGGTCACCGGGTCCAGCGGATCGACGACGGCGCGGGCGACCAGGCCGGCCAGCGCCCCGCAGCGGCAGCCGGCCAGCGCCTCGCCGGCCGATGAGTCCGGGATCACCCCCCAGCGGGCGAGCTTGGCCGCCACCCGCCGGGCCAGGGTCTGGTCGGGGGCCACCAGGGCGGCGGTGCGGTCCGGCGTCTCCAGCGCCTCGCGCAGCAACAGGGCGGCGACGGTGGCGGCCTCTTCCTCGGAGCGGGCGCTGACCAGCGACAGGCCCTTCAGCCCCTCGGCGATCGGATCGACCTGCTCGGCGTCGGCCTCCAGCCGCAGCTGTTCGATGGCGTGCAGCCAGTCGGCGGTGGCTTCGGCGGGGCGCAGGGCCTCGTTGATCACCCGCCGCCGCCAGCGGCCCTGGGCCTGGAAGCCGTGGCTGGCCGGCCAGGTCTCGACCTCGCCGCGTTCGACGCCGGCCCGCTGCAGCAGGCGGCGCATGGCCCCCTGCGGATGCTGTTCGCCGACCTGCAGCCAGGCGGTCTGCGCCAGGCTGTCATCCAGCCCGGGCAGGACCACGCAGCCCTGCGGCGCCTCGGCGATCACCCGCAGCAGGTCGGCGGTGGCCGGCGCCGTGCCGGTGGAGCCGGCGGCCACCAGCACCCCCTGCGGCGGATGGGCGGTCCAGGCCTCGGCCAGGCGGCGCAGCAGGCGCACGCGGCGCTCGCTGACGTCGACCACGCCGAGCTCCGCCAGGCGCACGGGCCATTCGCGCAGCGCAGTCTCCAGGAAGTCGCGCGACACCCGCCAGTGCTCGGCGAGGTCGGCCTCGACGAGGCCGGCCAGCCGCTCGCCGGCCTCGACCTCCTCGATCTGCAGGCTGTCGAGGAAGCCGCCCAGGGCGTCGGCCAGCTCCAGGGCCGAGGAGGCGGTGAGCTCGCGGCCGGGCAGCAGGTCGGCGTGGCCGGCGACCAGCCGGGTCAGCTCGAAACGCCGGCGCAGGGGGTCGATGGCGGCGGGCAGGTCCAGCGCCAGGTCGCCCGGCTCGAACGGCGGCTCGCCCTCCTCCAGGTCGCCCAGCGGCCGCATCTGCGGCGGCAGCACGGCGCGGCCGCCGGCGGCGCTGACGAAGGCGTCGGCCAGGGCGCGCGCCCCGCGGCGGGTGGGGGTCAGCACGGTGGCCTGCGACAGCGCCTCGGGCCCAAGCGGGCTCAGAGCCTCGTGCAGGCCAAGCGCCAGGTCCTGGGCGAACGGCCGGTGCGCCGGGATGTTGAACCAGCGGGGACCCGGGCGTTCAAAGAAGGCGCTCACGTGAGCCT encodes:
- the trxA gene encoding thioredoxin translates to MSTVKVTDESFEKDVLQAEGPVLVDFWAEWCGPCKQIAPALEQISEELGAQVTVAKLNIEESPTTPSRYGVRGIPTMMLFKGGQMASMKVGAMPKQKILEWLNEAGVAATA
- the addA gene encoding double-strand break repair helicase AddA, with amino-acid sequence MNATLLHDPQRTAADPAISAFVTANAGSGKTKTLIDRVARLLLAGAESEAILCVTYTKAAAAEMQRRLFGRLGGWSVMGDVELRDELARLEGREAGGYEPRDLSTARALFARALETPGGLKIQTIHAFCEKLLRRFPLEAGVSPGFRVMDDAASAAIADAARKGVARVALKGEGRIAEAYARFSVALDFASFQQMFLGFEARRAPLGAFLAREGGLDGAIDWVWRTCGFRQWMDPDALEAAAVRALDRRMWREAAEVLMAGGVADQKCARQLAAVAGHADLTFADALAALFTERGEGTPATWVAKTAGLKAREDLRERLLAEQDRLAAARDELHAAKVAWDTAYALTLADAYLTAYRLEKASAGALDFADLIEKTKALLAGRPAAAWVLYKLDGGIDHILVDEAQDTAPDQWEIVRALTGDFFSGEGLPRADGDIERSLFVVGDEKQSIYSFQGADPARLIAETSRYVAEITAVGRRGESVPLSASWRSTEQVLAFVDAVFTEGVPPGVHALRHEPMRAGHQGCVDIWPLEREIRGEERDAWDAPLDAEAEASATKRLAENIACEIKELVERGDAVFDKEDRVWRPATFGDVLILVRKRGGLFEEILRALKHAKVPVAGADRLALSQHIIFDDLLALARFALFPNDDLTLASLLRSPFCDVEDESLYRLAKGRGKTPLWQVLRDRADAAPEWRAAADFLGFLRDEAQVRRPFELYSRVLGARDGRGRSMRARLLRRLGGEAEDALDEFLAQVLAAEARGVHDLERLAADFAGLDITVKRELEAARDEVRVMTAHGAKGLEAPIVFLPETASQTGARGSPLLETEDGGFLWCAAQKGDCEASRLARELRARKETEESLRLLYVALTRARERLVICGRIAANRKEESLKGWWAAVKAGFAHEGVKPHLRPAACGKVTAERFGPDPERRGGVRAQVRVPSALPGWTADAPRVEVFARYASPSDLGEGAAVPAPSPLTAVGGLGRFRRGDLIHRLLQILPDLAAAERRQGARALLARERDLTDAQRAEMTDAALAVLEDARFAEVFGPGSRAEVGIAGSAAALPAGLKISGRIDRLVVLPDRVLVADFKTNRPSPDRIEDADPAYLRQMAVYAAVLGEVFPGRRIAAALVWTDGPKLMPIPEKLIDQTLADLGRAG
- the addB gene encoding double-strand break repair protein AddB codes for the protein MSAFFERPGPRWFNIPAHRPFAQDLALGLHEALSPLGPEALSQATVLTPTRRGARALADAFVSAAGGRAVLPPQMRPLGDLEEGEPPFEPGDLALDLPAAIDPLRRRFELTRLVAGHADLLPGRELTASSALELADALGGFLDSLQIEEVEAGERLAGLVEADLAEHWRVSRDFLETALREWPVRLAELGVVDVSERRVRLLRRLAEAWTAHPPQGVLVAAGSTGTAPATADLLRVIAEAPQGCVVLPGLDDSLAQTAWLQVGEQHPQGAMRRLLQRAGVERGEVETWPASHGFQAQGRWRRRVINEALRPAEATADWLHAIEQLRLEADAEQVDPIAEGLKGLSLVSARSEEEAATVAALLLREALETPDRTAALVAPDQTLARRVAAKLARWGVIPDSSAGEALAGCRCGALAGLVARAVVDPLDPVTLLGLLKHPYARLGLDPLDLARARDDLERHGLRGPRPGSWDKLRAKLAEHADALSLADRLRTVLDGLDRADAISPAEAARTAAAAMEALAADADGRLGELWSGPGGESMSRLLAALIQDGADLPPATPRGFADLLGRLMEGESVRAGGATHPRLRILGAIEARLVRADRLVVAGLEEGVWPRGAPLDPFLSRPMRSRLGLPPPERRVGLAAHDFAQAACAPEVILLHAERREGGPSVKSRWLWRLETLARGAGVEIPGRPEALDWARRLDAPSEYAPARRPAPAPPVEDRPVELAVTRVEALTRDPYGVWARDILRFRPLDRPDEPVEARARGTAIHAAFERFALDHPRELPADAAAIFERFYLQELETAGMPRESLAREAALAREAAAWVAELEARRRADGRAVHVELTGRLPLEIAGRTFTVTAKADRIEATPDGFGHILDYKTGKAPSQKVVDAGFSPQLTLTAAILAHGGFADIGRLQPGELTYLEVTGRKPAGKEEVRASAGEESHDAAERALEGLRALVARFYEPDRPYVSRTAPQFVRDRHGDYDHLARVFEWSTSGEEEDG